In a single window of the Canis lupus dingo isolate Sandy chromosome 18, ASM325472v2, whole genome shotgun sequence genome:
- the MED19 gene encoding mediator of RNA polymerase II transcription subunit 19 isoform X1, which produces MKTTDARHRDRAGAEETMENFSALFGAQADPPPPPSALGFGPGKPPPPPPPPPGGGPGTAPPSTAATAPPGADKSAAGCGPFYLMRELPGSTELTGSTNLITHYNLEHSYNKFCGKKVKEKLSNFLPDLPGMIDLPGSHDNSSLRSLIEKPPILGGSFNPITGTMLAGFRLHTGPLPEQCRLMHIQPPKKKNKHKHKQSRTQDPVPPGDRHTLFPTETPSDSDHKKKKKKKEEDPERKRKKKEKKKKKNRHSPDHPGVGGSQASSSSSLR; this is translated from the exons ATGAAAACGACCGACGCCAGACACAGGGACCGCGCCGGGGCGGAGGAGACGATGGAGAATTTCTCGGCGCTGTTCGGAGCTCAAGCtgacccaccaccaccaccaagcgCGCTCGGCTTCGGACCAGGAaagcctccacctcctcctccccctcctccggGCGGGGGCCCCGGCACGGCCCCGCCGTCCACCGCGGCCACGGCTCCCCCCGGCGCCGACAAGTCGGCGGCTGGCTGCGGTCCCTTCTACCTTATGCGGGAACTGCCAG GTAGCACTGAGCTGACAGGCAGCACCAATCTGATCACACACTACAACCTGGAACATTCCTATAATAAATTTTGTGGGAAGAAGGTGAAGGAGAAACTCAGTAACTTCCTGCCGGACCTGCCAGGAATGATTGATCTGCCTGGTTCCCACGATAACAGCAGCCTCCGTTCTCTCATCGAGAAACCCCCTATTCTTGGTGGCTCTTTTAATCCCATCACAGGGACCATGCTGGCTGGTTTTCGCCTCCACACTGGCCCG TTACCAGAGCAGTGTCGCCTGATGCATATTCAGCCGCCCAAGAAGAAGAATAAGCACAAGCACAAACAGAGCCGTACCCAGGATCCTGTTCCCCCAG GTGATCGGCACACACTGTTTCCTACAGAAACACCATCTGATTCTGatcacaagaagaagaaaaagaaaaaagaggaggatcCTGAacggaaaaggaagaagaaagagaagaagaaaaagaag AACCGACACAGTCCAGACCACCCAGGCGTGGGCGGCTCtcaggccagcagcagcagcagcctccgCTAA
- the MED19 gene encoding mediator of RNA polymerase II transcription subunit 19 isoform X2, whose protein sequence is MKTTDARHRDRAGAEETMENFSALFGAQADPPPPPSALGFGPGKPPPPPPPPPGGGPGTAPPSTAATAPPGADKSAAGCGPFYLMRELPGSTELTGSTNLITHYNLEHSYNKFCGKKVKEKLSNFLPDLPGMIDLPGSHDNSSLRSLIEKPPILGGSFNPITGTMLAGFRLHTGPLPEQCRLMHIQPPKKKNKHKHKQSRTQDPVPPETPSDSDHKKKKKKKEEDPERKRKKKEKKKKKNRHSPDHPGVGGSQASSSSSLR, encoded by the exons ATGAAAACGACCGACGCCAGACACAGGGACCGCGCCGGGGCGGAGGAGACGATGGAGAATTTCTCGGCGCTGTTCGGAGCTCAAGCtgacccaccaccaccaccaagcgCGCTCGGCTTCGGACCAGGAaagcctccacctcctcctccccctcctccggGCGGGGGCCCCGGCACGGCCCCGCCGTCCACCGCGGCCACGGCTCCCCCCGGCGCCGACAAGTCGGCGGCTGGCTGCGGTCCCTTCTACCTTATGCGGGAACTGCCAG GTAGCACTGAGCTGACAGGCAGCACCAATCTGATCACACACTACAACCTGGAACATTCCTATAATAAATTTTGTGGGAAGAAGGTGAAGGAGAAACTCAGTAACTTCCTGCCGGACCTGCCAGGAATGATTGATCTGCCTGGTTCCCACGATAACAGCAGCCTCCGTTCTCTCATCGAGAAACCCCCTATTCTTGGTGGCTCTTTTAATCCCATCACAGGGACCATGCTGGCTGGTTTTCGCCTCCACACTGGCCCG TTACCAGAGCAGTGTCGCCTGATGCATATTCAGCCGCCCAAGAAGAAGAATAAGCACAAGCACAAACAGAGCCGTACCCAGGATCCTGTTCCCCCAG AAACACCATCTGATTCTGatcacaagaagaagaaaaagaaaaaagaggaggatcCTGAacggaaaaggaagaagaaagagaagaagaaaaagaag AACCGACACAGTCCAGACCACCCAGGCGTGGGCGGCTCtcaggccagcagcagcagcagcctccgCTAA